In Bacillus sp. KH172YL63, one genomic interval encodes:
- a CDS encoding MDR family MFS transporter has translation MTVQQPGINRRLVLTGLIIGMFFSALEQTVVGTAMPTIIAELNGFSIFAWVTTAYLITSTTVTPIVGKLSDLYGRRLLYLIGVVIFIIGSGLCATATSMEQLVLYRGLQGIGGGMIMPLSQTIIGDIFTAEQRAKWQGVFGALFGLSSVIGPFIGGFIVDTISWHWIFLINVPFGVLSALLLFVGLKNENIGRPTDKVSIDYLGIITLIPALVLLLIGLNFGGDKFGWTSATSFMLFGGSLLLLVLFGYIEKKAKEPILDLSLFKNRVFATTNALGFLLGLGMFGAIMFVPMFMQGILGVTPTQAGSTMTPMMIALIMASIIGGRLLLKLKYRTVLTTGMLITVVGFFLMSTMGPDSKEYTAYMFMIVMGFGMGLVMPTLMIAVQNEFPKSRLGAVTSSATFFRSIGGTIGITVLNAVMNQSLQDNMKEVAEQQQNPAAAQILTGLSEKTDALFGLLVTPGLLEVPKEIGSIVIASIETAWSDAFTSVFLSGLIFIAIGVGVALSVGNGKIKRDKELKEEASQEGPVLEPATE, from the coding sequence ATGACAGTGCAACAACCAGGGATTAACAGACGCTTGGTGCTGACAGGTTTGATCATCGGGATGTTCTTCAGCGCCCTTGAACAAACCGTCGTCGGTACAGCGATGCCGACAATCATCGCTGAATTGAACGGATTTTCCATCTTTGCGTGGGTGACGACCGCTTACCTGATCACATCCACGACGGTGACACCGATTGTCGGAAAACTATCAGACTTATACGGAAGACGCCTGCTGTATTTAATCGGCGTCGTCATTTTCATCATCGGTTCGGGTCTTTGTGCCACGGCCACATCCATGGAGCAGCTTGTCCTTTACCGGGGACTGCAGGGGATCGGCGGAGGAATGATCATGCCCCTTTCCCAAACGATCATCGGAGATATCTTCACCGCTGAACAGCGTGCCAAATGGCAAGGTGTGTTCGGGGCATTATTCGGATTAAGCTCCGTCATCGGCCCTTTCATCGGCGGATTCATCGTCGATACGATCAGCTGGCATTGGATCTTCCTGATCAACGTACCATTTGGTGTATTATCTGCCCTTCTATTATTCGTCGGGCTGAAAAACGAAAATATTGGCCGTCCTACAGACAAAGTGAGCATTGATTACCTGGGGATCATCACCCTCATCCCGGCGCTCGTCCTGCTGTTGATCGGATTGAACTTCGGCGGGGACAAATTCGGATGGACGTCAGCAACAAGCTTCATGCTGTTTGGGGGATCTCTCCTCCTGCTCGTCCTGTTTGGATATATCGAAAAGAAAGCGAAAGAACCGATCCTTGATTTAAGCTTGTTTAAAAACCGTGTGTTTGCAACAACGAATGCCCTCGGCTTCCTGTTGGGACTCGGGATGTTCGGAGCGATCATGTTCGTGCCGATGTTCATGCAGGGTATCCTCGGCGTAACACCGACACAGGCAGGATCGACAATGACACCGATGATGATCGCCCTCATCATGGCAAGTATCATCGGCGGCAGATTATTACTGAAACTTAAATACCGTACCGTCCTCACAACAGGAATGTTGATCACGGTCGTCGGATTCTTCCTGATGAGTACGATGGGGCCGGATTCCAAAGAATACACAGCCTATATGTTCATGATCGTCATGGGCTTCGGTATGGGGCTTGTCATGCCGACACTCATGATTGCCGTCCAGAATGAGTTCCCGAAATCACGCCTCGGTGCCGTCACATCATCGGCCACCTTCTTCCGTTCCATCGGGGGGACGATCGGAATCACTGTACTGAACGCAGTCATGAACCAGTCACTTCAAGATAATATGAAAGAAGTCGCGGAACAGCAGCAGAATCCTGCAGCTGCCCAGATCCTTACAGGCTTAAGCGAGAAAACAGATGCACTCTTCGGCCTGCTCGTCACACCAGGGCTGCTCGAAGTACCGAAAGAAATCGGCAGCATCGTCATCGCCTCCATTGAAACAGCATGGTCCGACGCCTTCACGAGCGTATTCCTGTCAGGCTTGATCTTCATCGCCATCGGCGTAGGCGTCGCCCTGTCCGTCGGAAATGGAAAAATCAAACGTGATAAAGAATTAAAAGAAGAAGCGTCCCAAGAAGGACCCGTACTTGAACCGGCAACTGAATAA